In bacterium, a single window of DNA contains:
- a CDS encoding T9SS type A sorting domain-containing protein, with protein MQKSIRCTAGFVFIILLAAGRPAAAQFENRDDAWRTTGPGDSKVPVGSFWADPKKPSFVFAESNGALYRSSDAGLAWAPVATPLQAKVRPLLAAQGRLFIAVDRNGIFRSEVAGGIAWQQVLAETTVRCLLELNESLYAGTDSAGVFYSRDGGDHWTQAAAPMQDKSVDQIVALGNTFYALTKFGLGLFKSTDAGMNWTAVKLPTNGELLAAANGMLFIGNHGRDMDTRGIWRSTDGGETWTQVYGPGLNTNVFRGLVAAGNKLFAWASLPEVDDRATFLVSDDGGQTWKEGALTFVTSITAVNGIVIAATARSGIFLSYDQGATWISASPPLDAVSEKGISALRAVGRTLYASVLDKIPRDVGPAFWAPGGVYISTDNGRNWAPAYAGLAERNKIFDAEIDLKYVLALATTTVGAAKLQLFRSADLGESWADISQSISPFIDLRDAGQAVKLYATAGSVILSSLFGKALIYSTDSGVTWQRPQSGGGYLFSLIQVAGDLYGGTTNAVIRSSDGGENWTTLPLNETVLSLLFQQGALYAGTLEKGLFFSTDGGASWTPAHQPLNASSVYHLIATANTIVAGTASGVFLSADGGRNWVRANAPMAEQSVTAFTLTENRLYAGTSSSGVLFSDDGGVNWTPARAPLHDKNVRVLTALAGRIYAGTNQGVYWTFTADGQNWSALQAGLGKLNVNDLGYLPVSNRFFAATDNGVYLQTLDTTPPVANFFYLAGGAAFTPRDTVDLLFSADAADSMIYSENANFSGTSWVKYTAVGVLGLSPGDGLKTVYAKFKDLSANESAVRTATIVLDRSNPDFSPFPHTAPPNATPGRGVSIMQQVAEDNLAGFDLFFRRVGETWDRNARKIAFVNSTAVIDSERVNSRGLDYQIIATDKAGRSATLSNGAVDFFSLPVNIAAGALGNSRSLPSGTGGAAYRIVSIPLDLPNSPKAKDVFRDLGNYGRRGNWRFYAYSGNNQWQEDENIQMQTGAGYFMIRRDGGSLTNAVSSTTAKTTDGVLGNISGWQLRGGDWTLIGNPYNTRIELNQLKLKRKGTLLSNHGTEVQVWSYDGQWRNPTIEPELALEPWGGLFIRASEADTIVFANDKEPFARNAAKAGSAETQLSDGEWSIQITAASGEFSDAVNYFGVRKEAKDDLDDYDWHEPPFLPDGIGLSFPHPEWNSPAELTADFRALDSEGQRWEIAVKGEPAHAVQLRFANVAAVPKELRVLLVDEVTKIVHDLRTETALAVRLFDAYPSRRLTILVGNEFYIRQNTAGLPAVPTTFALEQNYPNPFNPSTTIRYQLPVTGRVTLKIFDMMGREVLVLEEDKSREPGYYEIVADMRALTSGVYFYRLSVTGGHEFRATRKMLYVK; from the coding sequence ATGCAAAAGAGCATTCGGTGTACAGCCGGTTTTGTCTTCATAATTCTGCTCGCCGCCGGCAGGCCGGCCGCTGCACAATTCGAAAACCGTGACGACGCCTGGCGAACCACGGGACCGGGCGACAGCAAAGTGCCCGTCGGCTCGTTCTGGGCTGATCCGAAAAAACCGTCATTCGTCTTTGCCGAATCCAATGGCGCGCTCTATCGCAGCAGTGACGCCGGACTTGCATGGGCGCCCGTCGCCACGCCGCTGCAGGCAAAGGTTCGTCCGTTGCTGGCGGCCCAGGGCCGCCTCTTTATCGCGGTGGACCGTAATGGAATTTTTCGCAGCGAGGTGGCAGGCGGAATTGCCTGGCAGCAGGTGCTGGCCGAGACTACGGTCAGGTGCCTCCTCGAACTCAACGAGAGCTTGTATGCGGGCACCGACAGTGCCGGAGTTTTCTACAGCCGCGATGGCGGCGACCACTGGACGCAAGCCGCTGCGCCCATGCAGGACAAGTCCGTCGATCAAATCGTTGCGTTGGGTAACACCTTCTACGCGTTGACCAAATTCGGCTTGGGTCTATTCAAGAGCACGGACGCGGGGATGAACTGGACAGCCGTGAAGTTGCCGACTAATGGCGAATTGCTGGCTGCTGCGAATGGCATGCTTTTTATCGGAAATCATGGGCGCGATATGGACACCAGGGGAATCTGGCGAAGCACTGACGGCGGCGAGACCTGGACACAAGTCTACGGCCCGGGACTCAATACCAATGTGTTCCGAGGATTGGTGGCAGCAGGCAACAAGCTTTTCGCCTGGGCATCCTTGCCTGAAGTGGATGACAGAGCCACATTCCTGGTCAGCGACGATGGCGGACAGACTTGGAAGGAAGGCGCATTAACCTTCGTGACCAGTATCACTGCGGTCAATGGCATCGTGATCGCCGCCACTGCGCGCAGCGGCATCTTCCTGAGCTATGATCAGGGCGCAACCTGGATTTCCGCCAGCCCGCCTTTGGATGCCGTCTCCGAAAAAGGCATCTCCGCTTTGCGTGCCGTTGGCAGAACGCTGTACGCCAGTGTGCTCGACAAAATTCCGCGCGACGTTGGCCCCGCCTTTTGGGCGCCGGGCGGCGTTTACATTAGCACCGACAACGGCAGGAATTGGGCGCCTGCTTATGCCGGGCTGGCAGAGAGAAACAAGATATTCGACGCGGAAATCGATCTGAAATACGTCTTGGCTCTGGCGACAACGACCGTGGGGGCTGCAAAGCTGCAGCTTTTCCGCAGCGCGGACTTGGGCGAGAGTTGGGCTGATATCAGTCAGAGTATCAGCCCTTTCATCGATCTGCGCGACGCCGGGCAGGCCGTCAAGCTGTACGCCACTGCCGGATCGGTCATACTCAGCTCACTGTTCGGCAAGGCCCTGATCTACAGCACGGATTCCGGCGTCACCTGGCAGCGTCCCCAATCTGGCGGCGGATATTTGTTCTCGCTGATTCAGGTTGCGGGCGATCTGTATGGCGGAACAACGAACGCCGTCATCCGCAGCAGCGATGGCGGAGAGAATTGGACAACTTTGCCTCTCAATGAAACCGTGTTGAGCCTGCTGTTTCAGCAGGGCGCGCTGTACGCCGGCACCCTGGAGAAAGGCCTTTTCTTCAGCACCGATGGCGGCGCCAGTTGGACGCCCGCCCATCAACCTCTCAACGCGAGCAGTGTTTATCATCTCATCGCTACCGCCAACACCATCGTGGCCGGCACGGCGAGTGGCGTCTTCTTGAGTGCCGATGGCGGCCGCAATTGGGTGCGCGCCAATGCGCCCATGGCGGAGCAATCGGTCACGGCTTTCACTCTCACGGAGAATCGGCTGTATGCCGGCACCAGTTCGAGTGGCGTGTTGTTCAGTGATGACGGCGGCGTCAATTGGACGCCGGCCCGCGCGCCGCTGCATGACAAGAACGTGCGCGTGTTGACCGCGCTTGCCGGGCGCATCTACGCCGGCACAAACCAGGGCGTCTATTGGACGTTTACCGCGGACGGACAAAATTGGTCTGCCCTGCAAGCCGGCTTGGGCAAGCTCAATGTCAATGATCTCGGCTATCTGCCGGTGTCGAATCGCTTCTTTGCCGCGACTGACAATGGGGTCTATCTGCAAACACTGGACACCACACCGCCGGTTGCCAATTTTTTCTATCTCGCCGGCGGCGCCGCCTTTACTCCCCGCGATACCGTCGACCTTTTGTTCTCAGCGGACGCGGCTGATTCCATGATCTATTCGGAGAATGCCAATTTCAGCGGGACAAGCTGGGTGAAATACACTGCGGTTGGCGTGCTCGGGCTCTCGCCGGGCGACGGCTTGAAAACCGTTTATGCCAAGTTCAAAGACCTCTCAGCCAATGAATCTGCCGTGCGCACGGCCACGATTGTTTTGGATCGCAGCAATCCCGATTTTTCGCCCTTTCCGCACACCGCCCCGCCCAACGCCACGCCCGGCCGTGGCGTCAGCATCATGCAGCAGGTTGCGGAAGACAATCTCGCCGGATTCGATCTATTTTTCCGGCGCGTTGGTGAAACGTGGGATCGCAATGCGCGCAAGATCGCGTTCGTGAACAGCACAGCCGTGATCGACAGCGAGCGCGTGAACAGCCGGGGCCTTGACTATCAAATCATCGCCACCGACAAGGCCGGGCGGAGTGCAACATTGTCCAACGGTGCCGTTGACTTTTTCTCTCTGCCGGTCAATATCGCTGCCGGCGCGCTGGGCAACTCCCGCAGCCTGCCGAGCGGCACTGGCGGCGCAGCGTATCGCATCGTTTCGATTCCGCTGGATTTGCCCAATTCGCCTAAAGCAAAAGATGTTTTCAGAGATTTGGGCAATTACGGCCGCCGCGGCAACTGGCGTTTCTATGCGTATTCGGGAAACAATCAATGGCAGGAGGACGAGAACATTCAAATGCAAACCGGCGCGGGTTATTTCATGATTCGCCGCGACGGTGGCAGCTTGACGAATGCTGTTTCCAGCACAACGGCAAAAACGACGGATGGCGTGCTGGGTAACATTTCTGGCTGGCAATTGCGCGGCGGTGACTGGACGCTGATCGGCAATCCCTACAACACGCGCATTGAGTTGAATCAATTGAAGTTGAAACGCAAAGGAACGTTGTTGAGCAATCACGGCACAGAGGTGCAGGTGTGGAGCTATGACGGCCAGTGGCGAAATCCGACTATCGAGCCTGAACTTGCATTGGAACCCTGGGGCGGTTTGTTCATTCGCGCGAGTGAAGCCGACACGATTGTTTTTGCCAATGACAAAGAACCTTTCGCGCGCAATGCTGCAAAAGCCGGCAGTGCAGAGACCCAACTCAGCGATGGCGAATGGTCGATTCAAATCACAGCAGCCAGCGGCGAATTCAGCGATGCCGTCAACTATTTCGGCGTGAGAAAAGAAGCAAAAGATGATCTGGATGACTACGATTGGCACGAGCCGCCTTTTCTGCCCGATGGCATCGGACTCAGCTTCCCGCATCCGGAGTGGAATTCTCCCGCCGAGTTGACTGCTGATTTCCGCGCGCTGGATAGCGAGGGCCAGCGCTGGGAAATCGCGGTTAAAGGCGAACCGGCGCATGCGGTGCAGCTCCGCTTTGCGAATGTGGCAGCCGTGCCCAAGGAATTGCGCGTTCTGCTGGTTGATGAAGTCACCAAAATCGTTCACGATTTGAGGACGGAGACGGCACTGGCGGTTCGTCTTTTTGATGCTTATCCTTCCAGGCGCCTGACCATTCTGGTTGGCAATGAGTTCTATATCAGGCAAAACACGGCGGGCCTGCCGGCAGTGCCCACGACCTTTGCGCTGGAGCAAAATTATCCCAATCCCTTTAATCCCAGCACCACGATTCGTTATCAATTGCCGGTGACCGGCCGTGTGACTTTGAAGATTTTTGACATGATGGGACGCGAGGTTTTGGTTTTGGAAGAAGACAAATCCCGCGAGCCCGGCTATTACGAGATCGTGGCGGATATGAGAGCATTGACCTCCGGGGTCTATTTCTATCGTCTCAGCGTCACCGGCGGGCACGAATTTCGAGCGACGCGCAAAATGTTGTATGTGAAGTAA
- a CDS encoding T9SS type A sorting domain-containing protein, with the protein MKTKSHAFSLRIFLTLLFGWFLQPALGQVTTAPGVWQTNGPQFNAEVTGIMADLQTNLLLHLGTRGPGANIATGLFRSTDGGVSWVLADEQQLNDVNVMTLFEVNDILFVSVVNFDHSDDSGLYYSWDKGESWHRAEGGMADKTALAIASNGEALFAGGLKLAFNEDIIEDAFGLFTSTDDGRSWQAIPAMEGRIVTSLAVSASKIYAGTGGTLPNRGAFLANEPQEHGVFISEDGGENWTYSLPGNRIESMLFYRDTIIAGTQANGLFYTSDQNIAWTNAVRTDGVPLNLGSVRNLTTIFPDSLLALSLQDGDQRDEVYTSINGEAWNRLNQTESPITKLISDLHPDTPYLFVGTESDGVIRVVDIDKTDGLNNAAWVPAEPPIAGTHITAFAANAGGEDTYAGTLVNGLFRAPTGAPVWFPTSPQPTHIATGGVNVSNERMLLAYGAGAGVYRSLDGGQSWTPAVTPFTAPISSLIYHFDQDWFLLGSEYPDSQDRAIGIWRSRDGLQWEQTGVDSVLVYQLLESQDEETIYAATDKGIYRTKGGNSGGDWERILEINSGEVLVMMEVENDGFWAGARFGAAGLYFSADGNTWNLVEGELARKTVTALAYFDENVYVGTDGEGIYFSADGLTNWQKANVPFRDEQGSRISQFQVIGNDDLLLAGSGGLPGITSDDQGLFYSADGADWFAVDEESIDHVRMDDKDIWKIIALDSVAYVATDGHGVFRSEKFDLSQWFPLNTGLTDLNTRNIIHMPGTKQLVLSTFEGVFTQKLDVINPKLEYFDVGGGKRFENPDYTNSRDVRFFIFAFDPLADGSDRAPDFMRVSETPDFSDTTWIAYNDNIDFTEPNFTIKSGGEGVKTIYAQVRDHSWNLSEVLSWDITLDQTKPQFDSHTPPSGAKVGQPVTVSFSVTEPNIESITFRLRRPGQQWDPRRSFTFFEDTDGASDIEVPGEFISNSGFDYRIIVADRAGNVDSLRSNALDFVSLPVNLNEGELGNSNSLPAGTGAGSYRMVSAPMNLQNSPPAKVLFKDLGDYGRRGKWRFYAYQGNGQWQEGESIPLQTGAGYFMIRRDGGPLTNKMAGDTAPTSDGVTGKIRGWQLRANDWTLIGNPYNTRLTLGQLMFRSDSTRLNDEAVAGQIWLYDGNWKNPQTAPDLALEAWSGLFVRAAQADTIIFSNANDPFKPVGKVSVPPGDLIEPVLSASVHLLSSEKKATDEIMKMQLPDLFAVNQDDKVRTQKQKSHRKENARMQFSKPANALAENRVTQNSSTNSSLGETIAIAKPTDFLATLGENEWLVQIIATSREASDEVNYFGVRKEAKEALDKHDWFKPPFLLAGVNLTFPHADWDTPVELAADVRPVAGEGHRWEIAVKGEPTHAVQLNFANLESVPENQHILLLDETSKIIYDLRQESALAVRIPDAGVKNLVILAGSDFFINKHTEGMLGVPTSFALHQNYPNPFNPSTTIRYQLPVAGRVTLKVFDMMGRQVLVLEENKSREPGYYELVTDMKSLGSGVYFYRLDITGEQKFQATKKMLYIK; encoded by the coding sequence ATGAAGACGAAATCTCATGCTTTTTCTTTGAGAATTTTTCTGACTTTGCTGTTCGGTTGGTTCTTGCAACCCGCGTTAGGACAAGTTACCACTGCGCCCGGCGTGTGGCAAACCAATGGCCCGCAGTTCAATGCCGAGGTTACTGGAATAATGGCCGACTTACAAACCAACCTTTTATTGCATCTTGGCACGCGCGGGCCGGGCGCAAACATTGCCACGGGTTTGTTCCGTTCGACGGACGGCGGAGTTTCCTGGGTATTGGCCGATGAGCAACAGCTCAATGACGTCAATGTCATGACGTTGTTCGAAGTAAATGATATTCTTTTTGTCTCTGTGGTCAATTTCGACCATTCTGATGACTCCGGACTCTATTATTCCTGGGATAAAGGTGAAAGCTGGCACCGCGCCGAAGGCGGCATGGCCGATAAAACCGCGCTGGCAATCGCGAGCAACGGTGAGGCGCTCTTTGCCGGCGGTTTGAAGCTTGCGTTCAATGAAGATATTATTGAAGACGCGTTTGGCCTGTTTACCAGCACGGACGACGGCAGAAGCTGGCAAGCTATCCCCGCAATGGAAGGCAGAATTGTAACCAGCCTGGCTGTTTCTGCTTCGAAAATTTATGCCGGCACCGGCGGCACGCTGCCAAATCGCGGCGCTTTCCTGGCCAATGAGCCGCAAGAGCATGGCGTTTTCATCAGCGAAGATGGCGGGGAAAATTGGACGTACTCTTTACCGGGCAACCGAATCGAATCAATGCTTTTTTATCGTGACACGATTATTGCCGGAACGCAAGCGAACGGTCTGTTTTATACCTCTGATCAAAATATCGCATGGACCAACGCCGTCAGAACCGATGGTGTGCCGTTGAATCTGGGGAGTGTCCGAAACCTCACGACGATTTTCCCTGATTCCCTTTTGGCGTTGTCGCTGCAGGACGGTGATCAACGAGATGAAGTATATACTTCAATCAACGGTGAGGCGTGGAATCGTTTGAATCAAACAGAATCCCCCATTACCAAACTCATTTCGGATTTGCATCCTGACACGCCATATTTGTTTGTCGGCACGGAAAGCGACGGCGTTATACGAGTTGTGGACATCGACAAAACCGACGGTCTGAACAATGCCGCGTGGGTGCCGGCGGAGCCACCGATCGCCGGAACACATATCACGGCATTTGCCGCGAATGCCGGTGGTGAAGATACGTACGCTGGTACGCTCGTCAACGGCCTGTTCCGCGCCCCCACCGGCGCACCGGTTTGGTTTCCCACGTCGCCTCAGCCAACTCACATCGCCACCGGAGGAGTAAATGTTTCAAATGAGAGAATGTTGCTCGCTTATGGCGCCGGCGCCGGCGTCTACCGCAGTCTAGATGGCGGGCAATCCTGGACGCCTGCCGTCACGCCATTTACAGCGCCAATCTCGAGTTTGATTTATCACTTCGACCAAGATTGGTTCTTACTTGGCTCAGAGTATCCCGACAGTCAGGACCGTGCCATAGGCATATGGCGCAGCCGCGATGGTTTGCAGTGGGAACAAACTGGGGTTGATAGTGTGCTGGTTTATCAACTGCTCGAGTCTCAAGATGAAGAAACCATCTATGCCGCAACCGATAAGGGCATCTATAGAACCAAGGGCGGCAATAGCGGTGGCGATTGGGAGAGGATTTTGGAAATCAATTCCGGTGAGGTGTTGGTAATGATGGAGGTCGAGAATGACGGATTTTGGGCCGGCGCGCGATTCGGCGCCGCAGGGCTTTACTTCAGCGCTGATGGGAATACTTGGAATCTTGTCGAAGGCGAGCTGGCCAGAAAAACCGTCACGGCGCTGGCATACTTTGATGAGAACGTTTACGTCGGCACGGATGGAGAAGGCATTTACTTCAGCGCGGACGGATTGACTAACTGGCAAAAAGCAAACGTTCCGTTTCGTGATGAACAAGGTTCACGCATCTCGCAGTTTCAAGTTATTGGCAATGATGACTTGCTGCTCGCAGGCTCCGGCGGCCTGCCTGGAATCACTTCGGACGATCAGGGCCTGTTCTATTCCGCCGACGGCGCCGATTGGTTTGCAGTCGATGAAGAGAGCATTGATCATGTTCGTATGGACGATAAAGATATTTGGAAGATCATCGCGCTCGACAGCGTGGCTTACGTTGCGACCGACGGCCATGGCGTTTTCCGAAGTGAGAAGTTCGATCTTTCACAATGGTTCCCCTTGAATACCGGCCTGACGGATTTGAACACGAGAAACATCATACACATGCCGGGGACGAAACAACTCGTTCTTTCAACCTTCGAGGGCGTGTTCACGCAAAAACTCGACGTCATCAATCCGAAGCTGGAATATTTCGATGTCGGTGGCGGCAAACGCTTCGAGAATCCCGATTATACCAATTCACGCGATGTCCGTTTTTTTATATTCGCTTTTGACCCACTCGCAGATGGCTCTGACCGGGCTCCCGATTTCATGCGCGTTTCCGAGACTCCGGATTTCAGCGACACGACTTGGATTGCGTACAATGATAATATCGATTTCACGGAGCCGAACTTCACCATCAAATCTGGAGGCGAAGGCGTTAAAACCATTTATGCCCAAGTGCGCGATCATTCGTGGAATCTGTCGGAAGTTCTCTCCTGGGACATCACTCTCGATCAGACCAAACCGCAGTTTGACTCGCATACGCCGCCCTCAGGCGCGAAGGTGGGGCAGCCGGTAACCGTATCATTCTCCGTAACCGAACCGAATATCGAAAGCATCACATTTCGGTTGCGCCGGCCGGGCCAGCAGTGGGATCCGAGACGATCATTCACTTTTTTTGAAGACACTGATGGCGCCTCCGATATCGAGGTTCCCGGTGAATTCATCAGCAATAGTGGTTTCGATTATCGCATTATCGTGGCCGACCGCGCCGGCAATGTCGATTCGCTGCGCAGCAATGCGCTTGACTTTGTTTCGTTGCCGGTCAATCTCAATGAGGGCGAGCTGGGAAATTCTAACAGCTTGCCTGCCGGCACTGGCGCTGGTTCCTACCGTATGGTGTCTGCGCCAATGAATTTGCAGAATTCACCGCCAGCCAAAGTTCTTTTTAAAGATCTCGGGGATTATGGCCGCCGTGGCAAATGGCGTTTTTATGCCTATCAAGGCAACGGCCAATGGCAGGAAGGCGAGAGCATTCCACTGCAAACCGGCGCGGGTTACTTCATGATTCGTCGCGACGGCGGTCCGCTGACCAACAAGATGGCCGGCGATACCGCGCCGACGTCGGACGGCGTCACCGGTAAAATTCGGGGCTGGCAATTGCGCGCCAACGATTGGACGCTGATCGGCAATCCCTACAACACGCGCTTGACGCTGGGCCAGTTGATGTTTAGAAGTGATAGCACGCGCTTGAATGATGAAGCGGTTGCCGGACAGATTTGGCTTTACGACGGCAATTGGAAAAATCCCCAGACGGCCCCAGATCTGGCGCTCGAAGCTTGGAGTGGACTGTTCGTGCGCGCGGCGCAAGCGGATACGATCATCTTTTCGAATGCTAATGATCCCTTTAAGCCCGTGGGAAAGGTTTCTGTGCCACCAGGTGATTTGATTGAGCCCGTATTGTCTGCAAGCGTGCATCTGCTTTCTTCTGAAAAGAAGGCTACTGATGAAATCATGAAAATGCAATTGCCCGATCTCTTTGCCGTGAATCAGGATGATAAAGTCCGCACGCAGAAGCAGAAATCCCATAGAAAAGAAAATGCGCGCATGCAGTTCAGCAAGCCTGCAAATGCTCTTGCTGAGAATCGTGTGACGCAAAATTCCTCGACCAACAGTTCCCTCGGAGAGACTATTGCGATTGCAAAGCCCACCGACTTTTTAGCTACGCTCGGCGAAAATGAATGGCTGGTGCAAATCATTGCGACGAGCCGGGAAGCTTCAGATGAAGTCAATTATTTTGGTGTGAGAAAAGAAGCAAAGGAGGCTCTGGATAAACACGATTGGTTCAAGCCGCCTTTCCTACTCGCAGGCGTGAACCTCACATTTCCGCATGCGGATTGGGACACGCCGGTTGAATTGGCGGCGGATGTTCGCCCGGTTGCCGGCGAAGGCCATCGCTGGGAAATCGCGGTCAAAGGCGAACCGACGCATGCCGTGCAGCTCAACTTTGCGAATTTGGAAAGCGTTCCGGAGAATCAGCATATTTTGCTGCTCGATGAAACGTCGAAAATCATTTACGATCTGCGCCAAGAATCCGCGCTTGCCGTTCGCATTCCCGACGCGGGAGTGAAAAATCTCGTCATCCTTGCCGGCAGCGATTTCTTCATCAACAAACACACCGAAGGCATGCTCGGCGTGCCTACGAGTTTCGCGTTGCATCAAAACTATCCCAATCCCTTCAATCCCAGCACCACGATTCGCTATCAACTGCCGGTGGCGGGAAGGGTGACGCTGAAGGTTTTCGATATGATGGGACGGCAGGTTCTGGTTTTGGAAGAAAACAAATCTCGCGAACCGGGATATTATGAACTGGTGACGGACATGAAAAGCCTGGGTTCGGGCGTGTATTTTTATCGCCTCGACATTACCGGCGAACAAAAGTTTCAGGCGACGAAAAAGATGTTGTATATCAAGTGA
- a CDS encoding serine protease: protein MPKKFILLAIFCLLTQLPAAFAQEKTAAEILPKVKDSFALLSDGQNSSYGLYVAGARSKQFVYMLALNQLAVGLEVKVRFTALDGKTKEFDAERLQSDDNLGVALYRIKTSTKDLIPITKHPDLRKAQNTPLWTLGEAQSFQDLQRASFVAFQDDDKAFTVSGLAVETFAGMPVFDGEGKVLGMIARPNADGTHHAIAIAELLQFAARTFAAEKLDLFPTWNEVYPSQYAIEKVRASSATLETSKPGTGFFVARDKQNVGYFLTANHVVEGATEFSLEIAGYEESGIIGKTMPGSEEAALDLAIVMVEENCPPVKPVFFWSTKDFQKFKKGFVDSTEAIANVGRAQQVGDYFQSKTGYIRGENLEGQFVQTDLSLESGDSGGPLFNKNGEIVGINLKTELQEGNFSTANNVETILKYLDEKLGKIEFKEKWQFLEVPSYWSKNKSWLLPAGATTLTAAGAVLYNALKPPEALAEVPGLPSGQ from the coding sequence ATGCCCAAAAAATTCATTCTACTCGCGATCTTTTGTCTTTTAACACAACTGCCTGCGGCCTTCGCACAAGAAAAAACTGCCGCGGAAATTTTGCCAAAAGTAAAAGACAGCTTCGCGCTGTTGAGCGACGGACAGAATTCCTCCTACGGACTCTACGTCGCCGGTGCGCGCAGCAAGCAGTTCGTTTACATGCTCGCTCTCAATCAGCTTGCGGTCGGACTCGAAGTCAAGGTTCGATTCACCGCGCTGGACGGCAAAACCAAGGAATTCGACGCCGAACGACTACAATCGGACGACAATCTGGGCGTCGCGCTTTACCGTATTAAAACTTCAACGAAAGATTTGATCCCGATCACCAAGCATCCTGATCTGCGCAAGGCGCAAAACACGCCACTGTGGACATTGGGGGAGGCGCAATCGTTTCAGGATTTGCAGCGCGCCAGCTTTGTTGCGTTTCAAGATGATGACAAAGCCTTTACCGTCTCCGGCCTTGCGGTCGAGACTTTTGCAGGCATGCCGGTTTTCGACGGTGAGGGCAAAGTGCTCGGCATGATTGCGCGCCCAAACGCCGACGGCACGCATCACGCGATTGCCATTGCCGAGCTGCTGCAATTCGCGGCGCGCACGTTTGCCGCGGAGAAATTGGATCTTTTTCCCACCTGGAACGAAGTCTACCCTTCGCAATACGCCATTGAAAAAGTTCGCGCCAGCTCCGCAACGCTCGAAACCTCGAAGCCGGGTACTGGTTTTTTTGTTGCCCGTGACAAACAAAACGTTGGCTATTTCCTGACCGCCAATCATGTGGTGGAAGGCGCTACGGAGTTCAGCCTCGAGATTGCCGGCTATGAAGAAAGCGGCATCATCGGCAAAACCATGCCGGGCAGCGAGGAGGCAGCGCTGGATTTGGCCATCGTCATGGTTGAAGAGAATTGCCCGCCGGTTAAGCCGGTGTTCTTTTGGAGCACCAAAGATTTTCAAAAATTCAAAAAAGGATTTGTGGATTCGACCGAAGCCATTGCGAATGTCGGCCGCGCGCAGCAGGTCGGCGACTATTTTCAATCCAAAACCGGATACATCCGCGGCGAGAATTTAGAAGGGCAGTTCGTTCAAACCGACCTCTCGCTGGAAAGCGGCGACAGTGGCGGCCCGTTGTTCAACAAGAACGGTGAAATTGTAGGCATCAATCTCAAAACCGAGTTGCAAGAAGGAAATTTTTCCACCGCCAACAATGTCGAGACGATTCTGAAATATCTCGATGAGAAGCTGGGCAAAATCGAATTCAAGGAAAAATGGCAGTTTCTCGAAGTGCCTTCGTATTGGTCGAAAAACAAAAGTTGGCTGTTGCCGGCGGGCGCTACCACGCTCACGGCAGCCGGCGCTGTCTTGTACAATGCTCTAAAACCGCCGGAGGCGCTCGCCGAGGTGCCGGGGTTGCCCAGCGGACAGTGA